AGGCATTGCGGATGCGCTCGGAGCGCGATTCGGTGGTCGTGGTGGTTGTCATGGCGCCCTCCGTGGTGGCCAGCAGCAGGCCCAGGGTTAATGCGATGGTGTTCATGGGGTTGCGCGCTCCTCGGTTTCGGACCTCAACGCTTTGGGGGCGTTTTGGGCTATATCGCGCGTGGCGTCTTCCCGCGCAACCAGGTTCTCCCGCGCGACGACTTCGGATACCGGCCCGAGGCACATGGCCCAGAGCGCCCGGGTCAGTTCGGGGTCTTCCCAGGAACCGAGAAGCTCATCACCGTGGCGCACGGTCAGTCGGCCTTCGGGGTCGGCTTCAAAGTACAGGCGTTCGCCCCGGGAGAAGGGGCGGTCAAAGGCTTCGATGAAGTCCTTGCGCGGCTCCAGGCCGAGGTCCTTGAAGTGCTTCTTCCAGGAGAGCCGGATCCCGTGCGGGGGGACGCGTCGGTAGACCCCGTGAAACACGATAAGTTTGTGCGCGGCGGTGTCGATATGGCGTTCCAAGCGATCTTCCGGGGAAAGGCCGGCGTCGGCCGGTAGCGCGCGCTCGTCGACGTAGTGCGCGATCGCGTACGCGTCCATGCCAAGCGCGCGGCGCCGGTCCACGCCCGTGAGGGCCAGCGCGACGCCCTCCCGCTCCAGGCGCCGTTCAAATTCCACGCCGGTATGGGGCTCCAGGACGACCGCGGCCGCGCCGGAAACGAGCAGGGTGCAGAGAAAAAGCATCATCGCACGGCCTCCACTTCCAGGACAGGATGCGCCTCGCAGTCGGCCACCGCCGGCGCCATGAGGTAGTGGCCCACGTACCATTCCCTGCCGCCCCGGTACGCGAAGAGTTCCTCGCAGGCCATGAAGAAGATGCGCCAGCGCTGGGCCTGAACCCGCGCTTCGGCGGGAGAGAGGGTCTTTCGCAGAACGGCCTCCACGGCGTCCCGGTGCGCGTCCAGATTGTGGAGCCAGTCGCGGCAGGTGCGGGCGTAGTGTTCTCCGTTCACGGCCCAGCTTTCTTCCACGGAGAAGGGAACCGGAAGGGACTCGAAATATCGGAATGAGGGCATCATGCCGCCGCTGAAGAAGTGCCGCGCCATCCAGTCGCTGTCGCCACGATCCTCGTAATCGTAGGCATACGTGTCGTGGCAGAAGATGTGCACAAAAAGGCGTCCGCCGGGCTTGAGCCACCGCGCGATGCGATCCAGGAGCAGCACATGGTTGCGCACGTGCTCGAACATTTCCACCGACACAATCCGGTCGTAGAGGTCGTCGGGACGATACTGGTTGATGTCGGCGGTCTTCACCGTGACGTTTCCAAGCCCGCGAGCCGCTGCCAGCGCCTCGATTGTCTTTCGCTGCGGTGCGGAGTTCGAAACCGCCGTGATCCGGCTGTTGGGGTAGTGCTCGGCCATCCAGAGCGTAAGCGAGCCCCAACCACAGCCGAGCTCCAGGATATCCATGCCATCGGCCAGCCCCGCGCGCTCGCAGGTCAGGCGGAGCATGGCTTCCTCCGCGCTGTCGAGTGTGGCTTCCGGCGTGTCGTACCAGCAACAGCTGTACTTGCGGCGGGCGCCGAGCACGATCTCGAAGAACTCGGGGTCGACCTCGTAGTGCTGCTGGTTGGCCGCTTCCGTCGCGACTGCGATCGGTCGGTGCTCGGGCGCTCCGGGGCTTTCGCCCGCGGCGCGGCACTCAGTCAGGCGCCGCCCCAGCAGCCGGCGGATGCCGAAGCGGATTGCGGCGTCCGGCAGCCAGCCGAGTTCGGCGAGTCGAATGGGAAGTGACATGGTTTGTATCCTCATTTGCTGAAGCGTTGAAGCATGATATTCGGGTAAAGCGTGAGCCGGGGCGTGTGTTGGCGTATTCGAAACGCTATTCTCATTCTGCAGTTTCATCGTGCAAGGCTGGGAGCGCAGGCGTCCCCGCCTGCATCATGCGCCACCGGCGCATAGCGTGGTTTCAGTTGTTCCGGGTCTCGCGTTGAGCGCAATTACGTGCCGTGTGTCTTCATCGCACCTCCGGTGCGTTGCAGGCGGGGACGCCTGCGCTCCCAGCCTTTCTCGCTCTCGTCGCAGGGTCGGGGTATTGCATCTAGACGGCGGCATTGCTACGTGCCCGCAGAGAATTACGCATCTTCGCGTTCATTCGTGGTTCAACTGTTCTCGCGCGCCGGCATCACCGGGAAACACCGCGCTTATAGCGGCGCGCGGTAGCCCGGGCGCGCGAACACGAGCTGGGAGACGCCGGTGAGGTGTTCTTCAAAGCCCGCCTGGCAGTAGCACAGGTAGAAGTTCCACATGCGCCGGAAGGACTCGGAGTAGCCGAGACCGGCGATGTGGGACTCATTCGCCAGGAAGCGTTCGCGCCACTTGGCAAGCGTTTTTGCGTAGTGCGGGGTCATGTCATCGAGTTTGATCAGCGCCAGGTCGGAGTGTTTCGTGGCGACGTTGCACAGCGTGGTGTGCGAGGGCAGGCACCCGCCCGGGAATATGTAACGTTTGATGAAGTCTACATTCCGGCGGGCGAAATTGTACTGCTGGTCGCGGATCGTAATCGCTTGGAGGCCGAGCAGGCCGTCTTTCTGAAGGAGGCGCATGCACTGCTTGAAGAAGGTCGGGTAGTATTGGTGACCCACCGCCTCGATCATCTCTATCGAAGCGATTTTGCTGTAGGCGCCGCGTACATCGCGGTAGTCGCAGAATTTTGCGGTGACCCGGCCTTCGAGCCCCTCTTCGCGGATGCGCTCCTGAGTCTTTGCGAGCTGCTCCCGGCTGATGGTTACCGTCGTGACCCGGCAGCCGTACTTTCGGGCCGCGTGGCAGGCGAATCCGCCCCAGCCGCTGCCGATCTCCAGCAGATGGTCATTTTCTTGCAGGCGCAGTTTCTGGCAGAGCCGGTCGAACTTGTTGATGCTTGCCTGCGCCAGGGAATCGGCGTCGCTCTCGAAATAGCCGCTGGAATAGGCCATCGTCTCGTCCAGGAAGGTCTGGAAGAAATCATTGCCGAGATCGTAGTGCGCGGCGATATTCCGCCGGCTGCCGCTCCGGCTGTTCTTGTTGAAGGCGTGGTACAGCTTGAGCAGCGGGGCCTGCAACGCGCTCATCCGCTTGTCCATGGCCTCGAAGGTGGCGGCGTTGCGCGCCAGAATGCGGCACAGGCCGGCCAGGTCGTCCGTGGCCCAGTCGCCATCCATGTAGGACTCCGCCGCGCCGATGGAGCCGCCCATGGCGATGCGGGAGTAGAAGCGCGGATGGTAGACGCGCACGCTCGCCGAAATTGGAAAGCTCTCGCTGAACCGGCCAAAGGTGTGGGTCTCCCTCGGATCGGTCAGCACCAGGACGCCCTCTTCCAGTCCGGAAAGGCGCCGCAACACGATACGCCGGCACAGGGAGTCGCATTTCGCGGTCTCGGAGGCCATCGCTTCGAGGGGGGCGGTGTCAAAGGCCGAGTATTTCATAAGCGGTTTCCGTTTTCCAGTGGTTTCTCTTGTTTCGGGTGCGGTTGAAAAGGTACGCCTTTCCACCACAGGCGCACGGCCTGGGCGTAGATGGCGACGAATACACGCAAGGTCATGAGCGGATAGGCCAGCAGCGCTCCGGCCAGCCGGGGCGTTCCCCAGGAGCGGCGTTCGAGAAACATGCCCGCCCCGAACACGGCCGCGCCGTCCTGCTCATTCTGCAGCTCCACCTCGAGCGCGCCGCCGGGTTCGTTGAGCTTGCAGCGGTAGGCCTGGTTCATCGGCATGAACGGGGACACATGGAAGGCCTTGGCGCAGCGGTAGGCGCTGTTGGCGTCGCGGCACACTTCGCCGGGCCAGAGGTACACGTGGCGCTCGTTCCAGGGGGTGTTGTGCACCTCCGCGAGCACGTGTTCGACCCGTTCGCCCGCCGCGTCGTAGCAGTAGTACAGCGAAATCGGGTTCATGTAGAAGCCGAAATAGCGCAGGTGCGTCAGCAGAGCGATTGGGCCTCCCGGGCGCTCGCCGGTCATCTGCTGCACCGTATCGCGCACGCAGTCGGCCAGCGGGCGAGCGGGATCGCCAAAGTGGTCCTTGCGCCGGAGCCACGCGATGGTGGGGAAGCGGTGCGACCAGGCAAGGCGATGGCGGAAGGCCTCGTCGAGACGGTCCAGGTCCAGCCAGACCATGAACAGGCGGTAATGGAAGGCGTGGGAAACGGGCGTGTATCGCGCGTGCCAGACGGTTCCGGTGTACAGGGCGGCGTTCATTGCAGTTCTCCCCTTCCGAACCAGGCGCAGGCCTGCAGCGCGCTCTTGACGCCGTCCTCGTGGAAGCCGTAGCCCCAGTAGGCCCCGCAGTAGTGCGTGCGGTTGACGCCGCTGATCTCCGCGTGGCGTTGCTGCGCCGCGACCGCCGCCGCGCTGTACGCCGGGTGGCTGTAGGAGAAACGGCCCAGACGCGCGGATTCCGCGATGGCGTCGGTCTGATTCAGCGACACCAGATAGTCGGACTGCGCGTCCAGTGACTGGAGGCGGTTCATGTGGTAGGTGAGGTGCGCGCGGTGGCCGGTTCCCGGCTCCATGCGGTAGTTCCAGCTGGCCCAGGCGTTGCGCCGGCCCGGGAGCACGGCGGTGTCCGTATGCAGGACGACATCGTTGGGCTGGTAGGGGATGGCCCCGAGAATATCGCGCTCCGCATCGCTGGGGTCGCTCAGTACCCGCAGCGCCTGATCGCTGTGGAGCGCCAGCACCACGTGATCGAAGCGCTGTTTTTCCCCATCCGGCAGGGAGAGCGCGACGTGGTCTTCGTTCCGCGTTACATTGCGCACCGGCGAATTCGTGTAGACGCGATCCCGGAAGCCGGCGATCAGCGGTGCGATGTAGTTGCGCGAGCCGCCCGTGATCACCCGCCACTGCGGGCGGTCGAGGAGGTTCATGAGGCCGTGGTTCTTGAAGAAATGCAGGAAGTAGCGCGCCGGGAGATCCGCCACATCGCCGCAGCCCGCGGACCAGATGGCGGAGATCATCGGGACCAGGTAGCGGTCCAGAAAGGTCCGGGAGTAGCGCCCGTCCTCAAAAAACGCCGAGAGCGCGCGCCCATCCTCGCATTGTTCAAGGAAGCGGGGGCCGTGCTTACTGAAACGAGCGATATCCCAGAGCATGCGGTAGAACGATGGGCTCAGCGCGTTCCTGCGGTAGGCGAACAATCCGCTCAGCCGGGGTGCGGCATAGGCGAATCCGGTTGCCGGGTCGGAAAGCGCGAAGGACATGTCGCTCGGTTGTGTGGCGACATTGAGCTTGTCCAGCAGCCGGATGAAGTTCGGATAGGTCCAGTCGTTATAGACAATGAAGCCCGTGTCGACGGCATGGGTGCGCGCGCCCTCCGGGACGTCCACCGTGTGTGTGTGGCCGCCCATATAGTCGTTCGCCTCAAATACCGAGACCTCCCCCAGCTTCTGCAGCTGGTACGCCGCAACAAGCCCTGAAATTCCGCCGCCGACAATGGCAATCCGCATTCCACACACCCTTTCCAAATCCCACGCGTCGAACACGCTTGTCTGTACGATACCATGTTGTCTAGCTTTTGTCAAATAGAATCTGGACACGACGGCCGTTCCATGGTAGACTGCATTCAGGAAAATGCGGTTCAAACCAGCGCCTTCGTGTCGTTGCGCGCTCCGTGAGGAATCCCCATGCATTGGACTCTGTTACTTCTCGGATTGGTGACAAGCGGCGAAGCAAAGCCCCTGGAGACACCCGTGTTCGAACAACCCAGCGAGCGAGACCGCGTATTGTTCCAGTTTGAAGATGACGCACGGGCGTGGCGCATTATTGACGACGGTGTGATGGGTGGCGTGTCCCGGGGAAACTGGGGCGTGGAGGAAGGCCGGGGCGTATTTTGGGGAACGCTGTCGCTGGATAATAACGGTGGCTTTTCGTCGGTCCGGTCCGCGCCGCTGGCGGAGTCGCCATCTGGCGCGACGGGATTCCGGCTGCGGGTGAAGGGGGACGGGCGCACGTACCAGTTTCGGGTCCGGACGGACCCCAATTTCGACGGGATCGCGTACCGCGCCGAATTCACGACCCGGGCGGGCGAATGGCAGCAGATTGCGTTGCCGCTGGAAGCGTTTCAGGCGGTGTTTCGCGGCCGGGTGCTGCGTGATCAGCCGCCGCTTACCGGCGCGGATGCGGTTACGGTTGGTTTTCTGCTGGCGGACAAGCAGCCGGGCGCTTTCCGGCTGGAAGTGGACAGGATCGAGGCCATCTACCCGAAATCAGGCGATTAGCTCCGGCACCACATTTCCGAACACGTCGGTGAGCCGGAAATCGCGGCCCTGGTAGTGGTAGGTGAGCCGTTCGTGGTCCATGCCCATCAGGTGCAGTATGGTGGCCTGCATGTCGTGCACGTGGATCGGGCGTTCGGTGATGTGGAAGCCCAGTTCATCGGTGGCGCCGATGGTGTGGCCGGCCCGGACGCCGCCGCCCGCCATCCACATGGTGAAGGCCTGGGGATGGTGGTCGCGGCCCATGCTGCGGCCGAGCGCGGCGATGGACTCGACCATGGGAGTGCGCCCGAATTCGCCGCCCCATATCACGAGGGTCTCATCGAGTAGGCCGCGGCGCTTCAGGTCCTTGATGAGCGCGGCCATGGCCTGATCGGTTTCTTTGCACTTCTGCTTGAGGCCGCCGGCGACATCGCTGTGGTGGTCCCAGCTTCCGTGGTAGACGTTTACGAAGCGGACACCGCGTTCGACCATGCGGCGCGCCAAGAGGCAGTTGTTGGCGAAGGAGGGCTTGCCAATCTCCGCGCCGTAAAGCGCGAGGGTTTCTTCCGACTCCTGGGAGAGGTCGATCAGGTCTGGCGCGCTGGTCTGCATTTTGTAGGCCATTTCGTAGGCGTTGATGCGGGCCGTAATCTCGGGATCGGCCAGCGCGTCGAAGCGGTGCGCGTTCAGGCGGTTGATGAGGTCGATGCTGTTGCGCTGGAGCTGCGCGTTGACGCCCTGCGGGCTGTGCACGTTCAGGATGGGGCTGCCCTGGCTGCGGAAGGGGACGCCCTGGTACTCCGTGGGGAGGAAACCGCAGCCCCAGTTGTGCGCGCCGGCGCTCGTGCCCGCGCCCGATTGCAGGACCACGAAGCCGGGGAGGTCGTCGGCCAGGCTGCCGAGGCCGTAGCTTGCCCAGGCGCCCAGGCAGGGGCGGCCCTGAAGCGGGGATCCGGTGTTCATAAACAGCTGCGCCGGGGCGTGGTTGAACTGGTCGGTGTGGACCGACTTCACGATGGCGAGATCGTCGGCGACCGACG
This sequence is a window from Candidatus Hydrogenedentota bacterium. Protein-coding genes within it:
- a CDS encoding DUF1365 domain-containing protein translates to MNAALYTGTVWHARYTPVSHAFHYRLFMVWLDLDRLDEAFRHRLAWSHRFPTIAWLRRKDHFGDPARPLADCVRDTVQQMTGERPGGPIALLTHLRYFGFYMNPISLYYCYDAAGERVEHVLAEVHNTPWNERHVYLWPGEVCRDANSAYRCAKAFHVSPFMPMNQAYRCKLNEPGGALEVELQNEQDGAAVFGAGMFLERRSWGTPRLAGALLAYPLMTLRVFVAIYAQAVRLWWKGVPFQPHPKQEKPLENGNRL
- a CDS encoding CIA30 family protein, translated to MHWTLLLLGLVTSGEAKPLETPVFEQPSERDRVLFQFEDDARAWRIIDDGVMGGVSRGNWGVEEGRGVFWGTLSLDNNGGFSSVRSAPLAESPSGATGFRLRVKGDGRTYQFRVRTDPNFDGIAYRAEFTTRAGEWQQIALPLEAFQAVFRGRVLRDQPPLTGADAVTVGFLLADKQPGAFRLEVDRIEAIYPKSGD
- a CDS encoding chalcone isomerase family protein, producing MMLFLCTLLVSGAAAVVLEPHTGVEFERRLEREGVALALTGVDRRRALGMDAYAIAHYVDERALPADAGLSPEDRLERHIDTAAHKLIVFHGVYRRVPPHGIRLSWKKHFKDLGLEPRKDFIEAFDRPFSRGERLYFEADPEGRLTVRHGDELLGSWEDPELTRALWAMCLGPVSEVVARENLVAREDATRDIAQNAPKALRSETEERATP
- a CDS encoding DUF1501 domain-containing protein — protein: MQSKHESPANPLQQTTRRHFFRECGVGLGKIALASLLCSRAAPAAAAASPGPLAPKPSHFGTRVKHVIYLFMEGAPSQLDLFDYKPVLEKYDGKPIPADVVKDQRYAFIQPDAALMSSRFAFSKHGQSGAELSELLPHLASVADDLAIVKSVHTDQFNHAPAQLFMNTGSPLQGRPCLGAWASYGLGSLADDLPGFVVLQSGAGTSAGAHNWGCGFLPTEYQGVPFRSQGSPILNVHSPQGVNAQLQRNSIDLINRLNAHRFDALADPEITARINAYEMAYKMQTSAPDLIDLSQESEETLALYGAEIGKPSFANNCLLARRMVERGVRFVNVYHGSWDHHSDVAGGLKQKCKETDQAMAALIKDLKRRGLLDETLVIWGGEFGRTPMVESIAALGRSMGRDHHPQAFTMWMAGGGVRAGHTIGATDELGFHITERPIHVHDMQATILHLMGMDHERLTYHYQGRDFRLTDVFGNVVPELIA
- a CDS encoding FAD-dependent oxidoreductase, which produces MRIAIVGGGISGLVAAYQLQKLGEVSVFEANDYMGGHTHTVDVPEGARTHAVDTGFIVYNDWTYPNFIRLLDKLNVATQPSDMSFALSDPATGFAYAAPRLSGLFAYRRNALSPSFYRMLWDIARFSKHGPRFLEQCEDGRALSAFFEDGRYSRTFLDRYLVPMISAIWSAGCGDVADLPARYFLHFFKNHGLMNLLDRPQWRVITGGSRNYIAPLIAGFRDRVYTNSPVRNVTRNEDHVALSLPDGEKQRFDHVVLALHSDQALRVLSDPSDAERDILGAIPYQPNDVVLHTDTAVLPGRRNAWASWNYRMEPGTGHRAHLTYHMNRLQSLDAQSDYLVSLNQTDAIAESARLGRFSYSHPAYSAAAVAAQQRHAEISGVNRTHYCGAYWGYGFHEDGVKSALQACAWFGRGELQ
- a CDS encoding class I SAM-dependent methyltransferase; amino-acid sequence: MKYSAFDTAPLEAMASETAKCDSLCRRIVLRRLSGLEEGVLVLTDPRETHTFGRFSESFPISASVRVYHPRFYSRIAMGGSIGAAESYMDGDWATDDLAGLCRILARNAATFEAMDKRMSALQAPLLKLYHAFNKNSRSGSRRNIAAHYDLGNDFFQTFLDETMAYSSGYFESDADSLAQASINKFDRLCQKLRLQENDHLLEIGSGWGGFACHAARKYGCRVTTVTISREQLAKTQERIREEGLEGRVTAKFCDYRDVRGAYSKIASIEMIEAVGHQYYPTFFKQCMRLLQKDGLLGLQAITIRDQQYNFARRNVDFIKRYIFPGGCLPSHTTLCNVATKHSDLALIKLDDMTPHYAKTLAKWRERFLANESHIAGLGYSESFRRMWNFYLCYCQAGFEEHLTGVSQLVFARPGYRAPL
- a CDS encoding class I SAM-dependent methyltransferase, with the protein product MRIQTMSLPIRLAELGWLPDAAIRFGIRRLLGRRLTECRAAGESPGAPEHRPIAVATEAANQQHYEVDPEFFEIVLGARRKYSCCWYDTPEATLDSAEEAMLRLTCERAGLADGMDILELGCGWGSLTLWMAEHYPNSRITAVSNSAPQRKTIEALAAARGLGNVTVKTADINQYRPDDLYDRIVSVEMFEHVRNHVLLLDRIARWLKPGGRLFVHIFCHDTYAYDYEDRGDSDWMARHFFSGGMMPSFRYFESLPVPFSVEESWAVNGEHYARTCRDWLHNLDAHRDAVEAVLRKTLSPAEARVQAQRWRIFFMACEELFAYRGGREWYVGHYLMAPAVADCEAHPVLEVEAVR